In the genome of Ignisphaera cupida, one region contains:
- a CDS encoding radical SAM protein, with protein MRTLIYHITYYDYDKSVYIQFAGCNLRCLGCIRNRYGWDHHLEDTVMENLTTLKQVNTLTIEELRNILTNTKAMLGLKKAVLGGGEPTHDPSFCEVMEVLKSLDLDISILTNGYIIDKVLRCIPTNTVIELSIKSIYPDKYRFYTGGGDLYRVLKNFEIIIDGERRVLVETILIPDFNEAKDIEKLAIHVASYNREIPMIIDEYIPIPTAPWRRPTEAELETAYKLASKHLKHVTVRSSYEKFGTSKKLGNVISLYPELLRYETSNIN; from the coding sequence ATGAGAACATTAATTTATCACATAACGTATTATGATTATGACAAGTCAGTTTATATACAATTTGCTGGATGCAATTTAAGATGTTTGGGTTGTATAAGGAATAGATATGGATGGGATCATCACTTAGAAGACACAGTTATGGAAAATCTAACTACATTAAAACAAGTAAATACATTAACCATTGAGGAACTTAGAAATATCTTAACAAACACAAAGGCGATGCTTGGACTCAAAAAAGCTGTTCTTGGTGGTGGAGAACCAACTCACGATCCAAGCTTCTGTGAAGTTATGGAAGTTTTGAAGAGTCTTGATTTAGACATATCGATTTTGACAAACGGCTATATCATTGATAAGGTGCTGAGGTGCATACCTACTAATACAGTGATAGAGCTTAGCATAAAAAGTATTTATCCAGATAAGTACAGGTTTTATACCGGTGGTGGAGATTTATATAGGGTTTTGAAAAATTTTGAAATAATTATTGATGGTGAACGAAGAGTTCTGGTAGAAACAATTTTGATACCAGATTTTAATGAAGCTAAAGATATTGAGAAACTTGCTATACATGTCGCTTCATATAACAGGGAAATACCAATGATAATAGATGAATACATACCCATTCCCACAGCACCGTGGAGAAGACCAACAGAGGCTGAGCTTGAAACAGCGTATAAACTTGCTTCAAAGCATTTAAAACACGTTACTGTGAGAAGTAGCTATGAGAAATTTGGTACAAGTAAGAAGTTAGGTAATGTAATTTCTCTTTACCCAGAATTGTTAAGATATGAAACCTCAAATATCAATTGA
- a CDS encoding SAM hydrolase/SAM-dependent halogenase family protein produces MKTSCGVIALITDFGYIDPYVGAMKGVALDICPKIKIVDITHEIPSFDIDYAALALFMVYKYYPVGTIFVVVVDPGVGSARRPILIVTRNYYFIGPDNGVLTLAAKNDGIEAVIKLENEIYFRKPVSRSFHGRDIFMPVAAWLACGTPPESFGSLQPIDSIKELEAMLYIKKINSKCIELKAIHIDKFGNIMLSNMFNDVAKALGLDIGDRLYVYTNNARFEAVVREVFSLAREGELVLYENSFQLAELAINKGSAKDILKVNKRDTVKICKEV; encoded by the coding sequence TTGAAAACTTCGTGTGGAGTAATCGCCTTAATCACTGACTTTGGCTATATAGATCCTTATGTTGGTGCTATGAAGGGTGTAGCACTTGATATATGTCCAAAGATAAAAATTGTTGATATAACACATGAAATTCCAAGTTTTGACATAGACTATGCAGCATTAGCTTTGTTTATGGTGTATAAATATTATCCAGTTGGCACAATATTTGTTGTTGTTGTAGATCCTGGTGTTGGTAGTGCTAGAAGACCTATTCTAATTGTCACAAGAAACTATTATTTCATTGGACCTGACAACGGTGTTTTAACTCTAGCCGCTAAAAATGATGGTATTGAGGCTGTTATTAAACTTGAAAACGAGATCTACTTCAGAAAACCTGTTTCCAGGTCGTTTCACGGTAGAGACATTTTCATGCCTGTTGCAGCTTGGTTAGCCTGTGGAACACCCCCAGAATCTTTTGGCTCATTACAACCTATTGATAGCATTAAAGAACTTGAAGCAATGCTCTATATAAAGAAAATAAATTCAAAATGTATAGAGCTCAAGGCAATACACATAGATAAATTCGGTAACATAATGTTATCAAACATGTTTAATGATGTGGCAAAAGCGCTGGGATTAGACATCGGAGATAGGTTATATGTATATACAAATAATGCAAGATTTGAAGCTGTTGTAAGAGAAGTATTTTCATTAGCTAGAGAGGGAGAGCTTGTACTATATGAGAACAGCTTTCAACTCGCAGAACTGGCTATAAATAAGGGTTCTGCAAAAGATATTCTCAAAGTGAATAAAAGAGATACTGTGAAGATATGCAAGGAAGTTTAG
- a CDS encoding stage II sporulation protein M, translating to MSILKMFVNDLPLIGAVLVFSIIFFSVATLFIDVPQQFVDTIRDEVKKMESIARETNFLAILLAIFSNNAQVNIMISIPFLNIVMYPTMILSTAWALRVYVGLQSSKANIFNDLVYFLALLFLMPHFYIEFFSYSLSLVASMKLAISMLKKEINKEKVRYFLFLVVFSMALLFIAAFIEATLMRVLASSSL from the coding sequence ATGAGTATTCTCAAAATGTTTGTAAATGATCTTCCACTTATTGGTGCTGTTCTAGTATTTTCTATCATATTTTTCTCAGTGGCAACACTCTTTATAGATGTTCCTCAGCAATTTGTTGACACCATAAGGGATGAAGTCAAGAAGATGGAGAGCATAGCTAGGGAAACCAATTTTTTGGCAATTCTTTTAGCAATATTTAGCAATAATGCACAAGTTAATATCATGATCTCAATTCCCTTTTTGAATATTGTAATGTATCCAACAATGATTCTTTCAACAGCTTGGGCTCTAAGAGTTTATGTGGGGCTTCAAAGCAGTAAAGCAAATATTTTCAATGATTTGGTATACTTTCTCGCACTACTTTTCTTAATGCCACATTTTTACATCGAGTTCTTCTCCTATTCACTATCATTGGTAGCTTCTATGAAACTCGCAATATCTATGCTTAAGAAGGAGATAAATAAAGAGAAAGTGAGATACTTTCTTTTCCTAGTAGTTTTTTCAATGGCGTTACTATTCATAGCAGCATTTATAGAAGCAACTTTAATGAGAGTACTTGCATCTAGTAGTCTGTAG
- a CDS encoding nascent polypeptide-associated complex protein has protein sequence MFVTNPRELQKQLKQLKRMGIKIDHLQNVQKAVIELQDKRIVIENPEVMVMEFGGQKMFYIAGNIREEELSTETVQTMKQVEVVNVNMSSEDIQFVAEYLGIGVEEAKKLLIEAKGDIAKAIEIGQSRTTRKS, from the coding sequence ATGTTTGTAACTAATCCTAGAGAGCTTCAAAAACAGTTGAAGCAACTTAAGAGAATGGGTATTAAAATAGATCATCTTCAAAATGTTCAAAAAGCTGTGATAGAGCTTCAAGACAAGAGGATTGTTATAGAAAATCCAGAAGTTATGGTGATGGAATTTGGAGGACAGAAAATGTTTTATATAGCTGGCAACATTAGAGAGGAGGAGCTATCTACAGAGACTGTTCAAACAATGAAACAAGTAGAAGTAGTTAATGTAAATATGTCGAGTGAGGATATTCAATTTGTTGCGGAGTATCTGGGTATTGGGGTTGAAGAAGCTAAAAAGTTGTTGATAGAAGCAAAAGGAGACATAGCTAAAGCTATTGAAATTGGGCAATCAAGAACTACTAGGAAATCTTAG